From Bacillus pumilus, one genomic window encodes:
- a CDS encoding RelA/SpoT family protein translates to MANEQVLTAQQVIDKAREYLPAEHIQFIEQAYEYAENAHKEQYRKSGEPYIIHPIQVAGILVDLEMDPSTIAGGFLHDVVEDTDVTLQDLKEHFNEEVAMLVDGVTKLGKIKYKSQEEQQAENHRKMFVAMAQDIRVILIKLADRLHNMRTLKHLPQEKQRRISNETLEIFAPLAHRLGISKIKWELEDTALRYLNPQQYYRIVNLMKRKRAEREEYLDEVVNEVKDRVSEVNIKAEFSGRPKHIYSIYRKMVLQNKQFNEIYDLLAVRILVDSIKDCYAVLGIIHTCWKPMPGRFKDYIAMPKPNMYQSLHTTVIGPKGDPLEVQIRTVEMHEIAEYGIAAHWAYKEGKESAESTEEAVFQKKLSWFREILEFQNESTDAEEFMESLKIDLFSDMVFVFTPKGDVIELPSGSVPIDFSYRIHSEIGNKTIGAKVNGKMVTLDHKLKTGDIIEILTSKHSYGPSQDWVKLAQTSQAKHKIRQFFKKQRREENVEKGRELVEKEIKNLEFDVKDILTAENLQKVADKFNFSNEEDMYAAVGYNGITALQVANRLTEKERKQRDQEEQEKTVQEVTVESKTYHGKKREAGVRVKGIDNLLVRLSKCCNPVPGDSIVGFITKGRGVSVHRDDCPNVKTGEAQERLIPVEWEHEQPARNRKEYNVEIEILGYDRRGLLNEVLQAVNETKTNISSVSGKSDRNKVATIHMAIFIQNINHLHKVVERIKQIKDIYSVRRFMN, encoded by the coding sequence ATGGCGAACGAACAAGTTTTAACGGCGCAGCAGGTCATTGACAAGGCAAGAGAATACCTGCCCGCTGAACATATTCAATTTATAGAGCAAGCATATGAATATGCTGAAAATGCACACAAGGAGCAATACCGGAAATCTGGTGAGCCTTATATTATCCATCCAATTCAAGTGGCGGGGATTCTTGTTGACCTTGAAATGGACCCATCGACCATTGCAGGCGGTTTCCTGCACGATGTTGTCGAGGATACGGATGTGACATTACAGGATTTAAAAGAGCATTTTAACGAAGAAGTTGCGATGCTTGTTGATGGTGTGACAAAGCTCGGGAAGATTAAATATAAATCACAAGAAGAACAGCAGGCCGAAAACCATCGAAAAATGTTTGTGGCAATGGCGCAGGATATACGCGTCATCTTAATTAAACTGGCAGACCGTCTGCACAATATGAGAACGCTCAAACACCTTCCTCAGGAGAAGCAGCGAAGAATTTCAAATGAAACACTTGAAATCTTTGCACCGCTTGCGCACAGATTAGGGATTTCAAAGATTAAGTGGGAGCTTGAAGATACAGCGCTCCGTTACTTAAATCCGCAACAATATTACCGGATCGTGAATCTCATGAAGCGCAAACGAGCGGAACGTGAGGAATACTTGGACGAGGTTGTTAATGAAGTGAAAGACCGTGTGTCAGAGGTGAACATCAAGGCTGAATTTTCCGGCAGACCAAAGCATATTTATAGTATTTATCGCAAAATGGTCCTGCAAAATAAGCAGTTTAATGAAATTTATGATCTGCTGGCCGTTCGTATTTTGGTTGACAGCATTAAAGACTGCTATGCCGTGCTCGGGATTATCCATACATGCTGGAAGCCGATGCCAGGCAGGTTTAAGGATTATATTGCGATGCCAAAGCCGAACATGTACCAATCCCTTCATACAACAGTGATTGGGCCAAAAGGTGACCCGCTTGAAGTTCAGATCCGTACAGTGGAAATGCACGAAATTGCAGAGTACGGAATTGCAGCGCACTGGGCATACAAAGAAGGAAAAGAGTCAGCAGAATCAACGGAGGAAGCTGTCTTCCAGAAGAAGCTCTCTTGGTTTAGAGAAATCCTTGAATTCCAAAATGAATCGACAGATGCAGAAGAATTTATGGAATCATTAAAGATCGATCTCTTCTCTGATATGGTGTTTGTGTTTACTCCAAAAGGAGATGTCATTGAACTGCCGTCGGGTTCCGTTCCGATTGACTTCTCTTACCGGATTCACTCGGAAATTGGGAATAAAACGATTGGTGCTAAAGTCAACGGAAAGATGGTCACGCTCGATCATAAATTGAAAACAGGTGACATTATTGAAATTCTGACATCTAAGCACAGCTATGGACCAAGTCAGGATTGGGTCAAACTTGCCCAAACCTCCCAAGCGAAGCACAAGATCAGACAGTTTTTCAAAAAACAGCGCCGTGAAGAAAATGTCGAAAAAGGCCGAGAACTCGTGGAGAAAGAAATCAAAAACCTTGAGTTTGATGTCAAAGACATTCTGACAGCTGAAAACCTGCAAAAAGTGGCTGACAAATTTAATTTTTCAAACGAAGAGGACATGTATGCAGCGGTTGGTTATAACGGAATTACTGCACTCCAAGTCGCCAATCGTTTAACAGAAAAAGAAAGAAAACAAAGAGATCAAGAAGAACAAGAGAAAACTGTTCAAGAAGTGACAGTAGAGTCAAAGACGTATCATGGGAAAAAACGAGAAGCAGGCGTAAGAGTCAAAGGGATAGATAACCTGCTTGTCCGCTTATCTAAGTGCTGTAATCCTGTTCCAGGTGATAGCATTGTTGGTTTTATTACGAAAGGCAGGGGCGTATCTGTTCACCGTGATGACTGTCCGAACGTGAAGACAGGAGAAGCGCAGGAACGGTTAATCCCGGTAGAGTGGGAGCATGAACAGCCTGCTCGAAACCGTAAAGAATACAATGTGGAAATTGAAATATTAGGATATGATAGACGCGGCTTACTCAATGAGGTGCTTCAAGCAGTCAATGAAACCAAAACGAACATCTCTTCAGTTTCTGGGAAGTCTGACCGTAACAAAGTGGCGACGATCCATATGGCGATCTTTATCCAAAACATTAACCATTTGCACAAAGTAGTAGAGCGCATTAAACAAATCAAAGACATTTACTCTGTTCGCCGATTCATGAATTAG
- a CDS encoding LapA family protein, which translates to MNKQQWTIIFAFIFVLIVSVFAVINVRPVQVDYLFGTAEWPLILVIIGSVLMGGLIVAFAGIFQIVKLKRELKALKAERAAAPASAVSNKKIDKDVQKKPNVTPLKEQPASFDRKEK; encoded by the coding sequence ATGAACAAACAACAATGGACCATCATATTCGCATTTATTTTCGTATTAATTGTCTCAGTATTTGCCGTGATCAATGTGCGGCCAGTGCAAGTTGACTACTTATTTGGAACGGCTGAATGGCCGCTGATTCTTGTCATTATTGGTTCTGTGCTCATGGGCGGACTCATTGTGGCTTTCGCAGGGATTTTCCAAATTGTGAAACTAAAACGTGAACTAAAGGCTTTAAAAGCTGAGCGTGCAGCCGCACCTGCATCTGCTGTTTCGAATAAAAAGATCGACAAAGACGTTCAAAAGAAACCGAATGTGACGCCTTTAAAAGAACAGCCAGCATCATTTGACCGGAAGGAAAAATAA
- a CDS encoding DUF421 domain-containing protein, with translation MQDILIISMRTIILYFLVWFIFRLMGKREIGELSILDLVIFMMIAEIAVLAIEEVEDHMLHTVWPILLLTFIQITLAYLSLKFQGVRRFLDGKPTLLIINGKIDEGAMRKQRYNFDDLLIQLRENNIDSIQDVSYAILEPSGKLAVVEKENKHTHGALELPLIADGVVQHDHLKQINQNEQWLKDELAKRGYHEIDQISYCSFNQKTFYIDLKDEVIKKR, from the coding sequence ATGCAGGACATCTTGATTATCTCCATGAGAACAATCATTTTATATTTTCTTGTTTGGTTTATTTTTCGGTTAATGGGCAAGAGAGAAATTGGCGAATTGAGTATTTTAGATCTTGTCATTTTTATGATGATCGCAGAAATTGCAGTTCTCGCCATAGAAGAAGTCGAAGATCACATGTTACATACGGTATGGCCGATCCTGCTGTTAACCTTCATTCAAATCACACTCGCCTACCTTTCATTGAAATTCCAAGGTGTCCGGCGCTTTCTAGACGGCAAACCGACCCTGCTCATCATCAATGGGAAAATCGACGAGGGTGCGATGAGAAAACAGCGATACAATTTTGATGACCTGCTTATTCAATTAAGAGAAAACAACATCGATAGCATTCAGGACGTCTCTTACGCCATTTTAGAGCCATCCGGAAAGCTTGCGGTCGTTGAAAAAGAAAACAAGCACACACACGGAGCGCTTGAGCTGCCACTTATTGCAGATGGTGTTGTACAGCACGATCATCTGAAGCAAATTAATCAAAATGAACAGTGGCTGAAAGATGAGCTTGCCAAAAGGGGCTATCATGAAATTGATCAGATTTCCTACTGCAGCTTTAATCAAAAGACATTTTATATTGATTTGAAAGATGAAGTGATCAAGAAGAGATGA
- a CDS encoding cation:proton antiporter regulatory subunit, whose protein sequence is MKVRETELPGIGHKAEMITRNNEKLAIITHDDGRREMYHFQEDDHEESISGILLNDEEARQIAAILGGMVYKPKALETVEVAIDELMIEWFKIEKNAPAVQQTIGDLNVRQNDQVTVIAIVRKSHEKILNPGPDTVIEEGDTLVISGERQEIKNLIKEKLSS, encoded by the coding sequence ATGAAGGTTCGGGAAACTGAACTGCCAGGTATCGGTCACAAAGCCGAAATGATCACAAGAAATAATGAGAAGCTTGCCATCATTACACACGATGACGGCAGAAGAGAAATGTATCATTTTCAAGAGGACGACCATGAAGAATCTATTTCTGGTATTTTGCTAAACGATGAAGAAGCAAGACAAATTGCAGCTATTTTAGGCGGCATGGTATATAAGCCGAAAGCGCTTGAAACTGTAGAGGTAGCCATTGATGAACTGATGATTGAATGGTTTAAGATTGAAAAGAATGCACCAGCTGTTCAGCAGACAATCGGAGACCTCAATGTCCGCCAAAATGATCAAGTAACAGTCATCGCTATCGTGAGAAAATCACATGAGAAGATTTTAAATCCAGGACCTGATACGGTCATTGAAGAAGGGGATACCCTTGTTATTTCTGGAGAAAGACAAGAAATAAAGAACCTCATTAAAGAAAAACTCAGCAGCTAA
- a CDS encoding post-transcriptional regulator, which translates to MTQHPAAIYKDHLKPFLFSKLEEFIVLGYKDVDLEELWSYLENKKWKKKQEYPIHEMVADILSVKIGEFMNYATVQSFKTSAFLDSEDGKNMLDELLK; encoded by the coding sequence TTGACACAACATCCGGCTGCAATTTACAAAGACCATTTAAAGCCTTTTCTGTTCAGTAAGCTTGAAGAATTCATCGTTTTGGGCTATAAAGATGTAGATTTAGAGGAATTATGGTCATACTTAGAGAATAAGAAGTGGAAGAAAAAACAAGAGTATCCGATTCATGAAATGGTTGCAGATATTTTATCTGTGAAAATTGGCGAATTTATGAACTATGCAACCGTTCAGTCGTTTAAAACGTCTGCTTTTTTGGACAGTGAAGATGGCAAGAATATGCTAGATGAACTGTTGAAATAA
- the spoVB gene encoding stage V sporulation protein B, translated as MTKQTFLKGTIILILAGFITRILGFVNRIVIARFIGEEGVGLYMMAAPTFFLAVTLTQFGLPVAISKLVAEAEARGDKQKTKRILVMSLAITGTLSLIFTPLFLWFAPIMAENMLTDPRTVYPLLAITPVVPVIAISSVLRGYFQGRQQMSPLAISQVLEQVARISLVAVCTTAFLPYGIEYAAAGAMISSVIGEMISLAYLLIAFRYKKTIRIRKRFFKAIHDGKDTFKQLMSIALPTTGSRFIGNISWFLEPIVVAQSLAIAGYAAVEATRQYGELTGLALTLLTLPSFITYSLSTALVPAISEGMEQNKRKTVEYRLKQAMRLCLLSGGISCIILFVYAEDLTLFMYGSSHAAIYVKFMAPFFLLYYFQGPLQAVLQALNLAGAAMTNSLIGAVVKTGMIFVLASQPGFGIMGAALAILIGIVLVTLLHAATVGKVLPIHLPMKEYGICVLVIIGTGAVSLWLKSQVNGLFSAPIELVMLIFVTCMLYVILLICLGLVKREELRRIPFIGKLL; from the coding sequence TTGACGAAGCAAACGTTTTTAAAGGGCACGATTATTTTAATTTTAGCAGGTTTTATCACGAGAATATTGGGTTTTGTCAATCGGATTGTGATTGCAAGGTTCATTGGCGAAGAAGGAGTCGGGCTTTATATGATGGCTGCCCCTACCTTTTTTCTCGCTGTGACGCTGACACAATTTGGACTGCCTGTCGCTATTAGCAAGCTTGTCGCAGAAGCAGAAGCCCGGGGTGACAAACAGAAAACTAAACGTATTCTAGTCATGTCCCTTGCGATAACAGGGACACTCAGCCTGATATTCACGCCGCTCTTTTTATGGTTTGCACCCATCATGGCAGAAAATATGCTGACAGATCCTAGAACGGTCTATCCACTGCTTGCCATTACTCCCGTTGTCCCAGTCATCGCCATTTCCAGTGTGCTGAGAGGATATTTTCAAGGCAGACAGCAAATGAGCCCGCTTGCCATATCTCAAGTACTGGAACAGGTCGCAAGAATTTCTCTAGTGGCAGTATGTACAACAGCTTTCCTTCCTTATGGGATTGAATACGCGGCAGCTGGTGCGATGATTTCATCTGTCATTGGAGAGATGATTTCACTTGCATATTTACTGATTGCCTTTCGTTATAAAAAGACCATTCGTATTCGAAAACGATTTTTTAAGGCGATTCATGACGGTAAGGACACGTTTAAGCAGCTGATGAGTATTGCCCTGCCAACAACAGGCAGCCGTTTCATCGGGAATATTTCGTGGTTTTTAGAGCCGATAGTTGTCGCGCAAAGTCTTGCTATTGCTGGATATGCGGCTGTAGAAGCGACAAGGCAGTATGGGGAGTTGACTGGTCTTGCGCTGACCCTTTTGACACTGCCTAGCTTTATTACGTACTCTCTATCCACTGCATTGGTCCCGGCGATCAGTGAAGGAATGGAGCAGAACAAACGCAAAACGGTCGAATACCGCCTGAAGCAGGCGATGCGTCTTTGTCTACTCAGCGGAGGCATTTCCTGTATTATTCTTTTCGTTTATGCAGAAGATTTAACGCTCTTTATGTATGGTTCATCGCATGCGGCTATCTATGTGAAATTCATGGCCCCATTTTTTCTATTATATTATTTTCAAGGGCCGCTTCAAGCTGTCCTGCAAGCACTCAATTTAGCTGGTGCGGCGATGACGAATAGTCTGATAGGTGCTGTTGTGAAAACAGGGATGATTTTTGTCCTTGCTTCACAGCCGGGCTTTGGCATTATGGGGGCAGCACTCGCGATATTAATCGGCATCGTCCTCGTCACGCTGCTTCATGCGGCAACTGTCGGTAAAGTACTGCCTATCCATTTACCAATGAAGGAATATGGGATATGCGTTCTTGTGATCATCGGCACCGGGGCTGTCAGCCTTTGGCTGAAGTCTCAAGTAAACGGGCTCTTTTCTGCCCCTATTGAGCTTGTGATGCTGATCTTTGTTACGTGTATGCTATATGTCATTCTATTAATCTGTCTAGGGCTAGTGAAGCGTGAAGAGCTTCGCCGCATCCCATTCATTGGGAAACTGCTTTAG
- the secDF gene encoding protein translocase subunit SecDF yields the protein MKKGRILAFFLVVLLIGTGVGLLTKPVAKDMTLGLDLQGGFEVLYDVHPVKKEDKITNSVLVSTVEALNRRANVLGVSEPNISIEGNNRIRVQLAGVKDQNRAREILSTEAQLSFRDTNDKELLNGADLVENSAKQTFSQTNEPIVTVKLKDAKKFGDVTRKVAAMAPNNQLVIWLDYHKGDSFKKEVSKSNHKYVSAPNVNQEINSSDVQIEGKFTVQEAKDLASILNAGALPVKLTEKYSTSVSAQFGEQALNETVFAGIVGIAFIFLFMLLYYRLPGLIAVITLSAYIYITLQVFDWMGAVMTLPGIAALILGVGMAVDANIITYERIKEELKLGKSVRSAFRSGNRRSFATIFDANLTSIIAGGVLFFFGTSSVKGFATMLILSILTSFITAVFLSRFLLGLLVESRYLDRRKSWFGVRQKDIMNIHETTENTEPKTPFDKWDFVSKRKGFMIFSATITIAGIIVLSIFKLNAGIDFTSGTRIDIQSDHKLSTEQIEQDFKKLDLETDSVVLSGQKENQAAARFVGVPNKEKIAEVKDYFKDKYGTEPNVSTVSPTVGKELARNALYAVIIASIGIILYVSIRFEYKMAIAAIISLLYDAFFIVAFFSITRLEVDVTFIAAILTVIGYSINDTIVTFDRVREQMKKRKPKTIEDLSYIVNLSLQQTFTRSVNTVLTVLVVVIALLIFGSASITNFSIALLVGLLTGVYSSLYIAAQIWLMWKGREMKKPAKIDTEQDI from the coding sequence ATGAAAAAAGGGCGCATTCTTGCGTTTTTCTTAGTGGTTCTGTTAATCGGAACTGGCGTAGGCTTACTAACAAAGCCTGTTGCGAAAGATATGACGCTAGGGCTGGATTTGCAGGGTGGATTTGAAGTCCTGTATGATGTACATCCAGTGAAAAAAGAGGACAAGATTACAAATAGTGTCCTCGTCAGTACAGTGGAGGCTTTAAACCGAAGAGCCAATGTGCTAGGTGTAAGTGAACCGAACATCTCGATTGAAGGCAACAATCGTATCCGCGTGCAACTTGCGGGAGTAAAAGATCAAAACAGAGCTAGGGAGATTCTTTCGACTGAAGCACAGCTATCCTTCAGAGATACGAATGATAAAGAACTCCTAAACGGGGCTGACTTGGTCGAAAACAGTGCAAAACAAACATTCAGTCAAACGAATGAGCCAATTGTGACGGTTAAACTAAAGGATGCGAAAAAATTTGGTGACGTCACAAGAAAAGTAGCGGCGATGGCGCCGAATAACCAGCTTGTCATTTGGCTTGATTACCACAAAGGAGATTCCTTCAAAAAAGAAGTCTCAAAATCAAACCACAAGTATGTCTCTGCGCCGAATGTGAACCAAGAAATTAATAGCAGTGACGTGCAAATTGAAGGGAAATTTACTGTCCAAGAGGCAAAGGACCTTGCAAGTATTTTAAATGCTGGGGCATTGCCAGTGAAATTAACAGAAAAATATTCAACATCTGTGAGTGCACAGTTTGGTGAACAAGCACTGAACGAAACGGTGTTCGCAGGAATTGTAGGAATCGCATTTATCTTCTTATTCATGCTGCTTTATTACCGATTACCTGGTCTTATTGCTGTCATCACACTTTCAGCTTATATTTACATTACGCTTCAAGTGTTTGACTGGATGGGTGCAGTCATGACTCTGCCTGGAATTGCGGCACTGATTCTAGGGGTAGGGATGGCTGTTGATGCCAACATTATTACTTATGAGCGGATCAAAGAAGAACTCAAGCTCGGCAAATCTGTCCGTTCTGCTTTTAGATCAGGGAACCGCCGATCATTTGCGACCATCTTTGATGCAAACTTAACAAGTATCATTGCCGGCGGCGTGCTGTTCTTCTTCGGGACAAGCTCTGTAAAAGGATTTGCAACGATGCTCATCCTCTCGATTTTAACAAGCTTTATCACAGCTGTCTTCCTATCAAGATTCCTTCTTGGTCTTCTTGTTGAAAGCCGCTATCTTGACCGGAGAAAAAGCTGGTTTGGTGTTCGTCAAAAAGACATTATGAACATTCACGAAACAACAGAAAATACCGAGCCGAAAACGCCATTTGATAAGTGGGATTTCGTCAGCAAACGTAAAGGATTTATGATTTTCTCAGCTACTATCACCATTGCGGGAATCATCGTTCTTTCCATCTTCAAGCTGAATGCCGGAATTGACTTTACAAGTGGAACTAGAATTGATATCCAAAGTGATCACAAGCTGTCAACTGAACAAATCGAGCAAGACTTTAAAAAACTGGACCTTGAGACAGACAGTGTCGTGTTATCGGGTCAAAAAGAAAATCAGGCAGCAGCGAGATTTGTCGGTGTGCCGAACAAAGAAAAGATTGCTGAAGTGAAAGATTACTTCAAAGATAAATACGGAACGGAGCCGAACGTAAGTACAGTGTCTCCGACTGTTGGAAAAGAACTTGCCCGAAATGCATTATATGCTGTCATCATTGCTTCAATCGGGATCATTTTATATGTATCCATTCGTTTTGAATATAAAATGGCAATTGCAGCGATTATCTCACTACTATATGATGCGTTCTTTATCGTGGCCTTCTTTAGTATTACGCGTTTAGAGGTGGACGTCACCTTCATTGCGGCGATTCTCACAGTCATCGGATATTCGATCAACGACACGATCGTCACCTTTGACAGGGTTCGTGAACAAATGAAGAAACGCAAACCAAAAACCATTGAAGATCTTTCGTACATTGTGAACTTGAGTTTACAGCAAACCTTTACGCGATCTGTCAACACGGTATTAACCGTACTTGTCGTTGTGATCGCACTGCTTATCTTTGGATCAGCATCTATTACAAACTTCTCCATCGCCTTACTTGTCGGTCTGTTAACAGGGGTGTACTCATCTCTATATATCGCAGCGCAAATTTGGCTCATGTGGAAAGGCCGTGAGATGAAAAAACCGGCGAAGATTGATACTGAGCAAGATATTTAA
- a CDS encoding adenine phosphoribosyltransferase translates to MDLKQYVTVVPDYPKEGVQFKDITTLMDKGEVYRYATDQIVEYAKERDIDLIVGPEARGFIIGCPVAYALGVGFAPVRKEGKLPREVVKVDYGLEYGKDVLTIHKDAIRPGQRVLITDDLLATGGTIEASIKLVEELGGVVAGIAFLIELTYLDGRKKLDGYDILTLMQY, encoded by the coding sequence ATGGATTTAAAACAATATGTGACAGTTGTACCTGACTACCCAAAGGAAGGTGTACAATTTAAAGATATTACAACGTTAATGGATAAAGGCGAAGTGTACCGTTATGCAACGGATCAAATCGTTGAATACGCGAAGGAAAGAGACATTGATCTCATTGTTGGACCTGAAGCGCGTGGATTCATTATTGGCTGCCCTGTAGCATACGCACTAGGTGTAGGTTTTGCACCAGTTCGTAAAGAAGGAAAGCTTCCTCGTGAAGTCGTTAAAGTCGATTACGGCTTAGAATATGGTAAAGATGTATTAACGATTCATAAAGATGCGATTCGTCCTGGTCAGCGTGTCCTGATTACAGATGACTTACTTGCGACTGGTGGAACAATTGAAGCATCCATCAAGCTTGTAGAGGAATTAGGCGGCGTTGTGGCAGGAATTGCATTCTTGATTGAGTTGACGTATCTGGACGGCAGAAAGAAGCTTGACGGTTACGACATCTTGACGTTAATGCAATACTAA
- the recJ gene encoding single-stranded-DNA-specific exonuclease RecJ — protein sequence MLLSKMRWEYEHPSEEKVKSLSENLNISALTASLLVKRGLEEVEEARSFLFDQKAEFHDPFLLKGMKEAVERINKAIEEQESIVIFGDYDADGVTSTSVLLHTLKERSAKVDFYIPDRFKEGYGPNEQAFRYIKEQGASLVITVDTGIAAVNEARIAKEIGLDLIITDHHEPSEELPEALAIVHPKQPGCEYPFKELAGVGVAFKVAHALLGKLPAQLLDLAAIGTIADLVPLHDENRWLTKKGLVQLRQSNRPGLKALLKEAGATLEEANEETVGFQIAPRLNAVGRIEQADPAVHLLMTEDKDEAEELARFVQELNKERQKIVSTITEEAIQMVEETGDDQSAIVVAKAGWNPGVVGIVASKLTDRFSRPAIVLGIDEETQMAKGSARSIPGFDLFFHLSKCRDILPHFGGHPMAAGMTLRADDVPLLRERLNQYANETLTEEDFIPIQRVDAVCKVDELTVEAIEEVGMLSPFGMQNPKPFIMIEDARLEEIRTIGANQNHIKMSLKDEDKLLDCVGFHQGQLKEEIVTGSRISVIGEMSINEWNNRKKPQLMLKDARVDEWQLFDLRGKKDWEKTISTLDPEKYVVVCFDEETKQEVNIPIYHVHAENVSTFDVEGKYIVFADVPADEHLLRQLLENQKPARVYTVFQRKEDHFMSSFPSRDQFKWFYGFLLKRGSFPLKEQGMELAKHRGWTKDTIIFMTKVFFELGFVKIENGVLSIVRDAPKKDLTASASYTAKQRLMELDQTLTYSSAKELKEWLNSMMSEVSPVL from the coding sequence ATGTTATTATCCAAAATGCGCTGGGAATATGAACATCCAAGCGAAGAAAAAGTGAAATCACTCTCTGAAAATCTGAATATTTCAGCGCTGACTGCATCGCTTCTTGTAAAAAGAGGACTCGAAGAAGTAGAAGAAGCGAGGTCTTTTTTATTTGATCAAAAAGCCGAATTTCATGATCCATTTCTATTAAAAGGAATGAAAGAAGCAGTAGAGCGCATCAATAAAGCGATCGAAGAGCAGGAATCGATTGTGATCTTCGGAGACTATGATGCGGATGGTGTGACAAGTACGTCTGTGCTTTTACATACATTAAAAGAGCGGTCTGCGAAAGTAGACTTTTATATTCCAGATCGATTTAAAGAAGGCTACGGGCCTAATGAACAGGCTTTCCGATATATCAAAGAGCAAGGCGCATCGCTTGTCATCACGGTCGATACAGGCATTGCAGCTGTAAATGAAGCACGTATTGCAAAAGAAATAGGGTTAGACCTGATCATTACAGATCACCATGAACCAAGTGAGGAGCTGCCTGAGGCACTTGCGATTGTCCATCCTAAGCAGCCGGGCTGTGAGTATCCCTTTAAAGAACTTGCCGGTGTAGGCGTAGCGTTTAAAGTGGCGCATGCACTCCTTGGAAAGCTGCCAGCTCAGCTGTTAGATCTTGCGGCAATTGGGACAATAGCGGATCTTGTGCCGCTTCATGATGAGAATAGATGGCTCACCAAAAAAGGGCTTGTGCAGCTTAGGCAGTCGAATAGACCGGGGCTGAAAGCGTTATTGAAAGAAGCGGGAGCTACTCTTGAAGAAGCAAATGAAGAAACGGTCGGCTTTCAAATTGCGCCAAGGCTGAATGCTGTAGGGCGAATTGAGCAGGCAGATCCAGCTGTTCATCTTCTCATGACAGAGGATAAGGATGAAGCAGAAGAGCTCGCTCGTTTTGTACAAGAACTCAATAAAGAACGTCAAAAAATTGTGAGTACGATCACAGAAGAAGCCATTCAAATGGTGGAAGAGACAGGTGATGACCAGTCTGCGATCGTTGTAGCGAAAGCTGGCTGGAATCCGGGTGTTGTCGGAATTGTTGCCTCTAAATTGACGGATAGATTTTCACGTCCGGCGATTGTGCTTGGAATAGATGAAGAGACGCAAATGGCAAAAGGATCAGCGCGGAGTATTCCTGGCTTCGATCTATTTTTCCATTTAAGCAAATGCCGCGACATTCTGCCGCATTTCGGCGGGCACCCGATGGCTGCGGGTATGACACTTCGAGCGGATGATGTTCCTTTACTAAGAGAAAGATTAAATCAATATGCGAATGAAACGTTGACAGAAGAAGATTTTATTCCGATTCAGCGGGTCGATGCCGTATGCAAGGTAGACGAATTGACGGTTGAAGCGATTGAAGAAGTGGGGATGCTGTCACCATTTGGCATGCAGAATCCAAAGCCGTTCATCATGATTGAAGATGCGAGGCTTGAAGAGATCCGAACGATTGGGGCAAATCAGAATCATATTAAAATGTCTCTGAAAGACGAAGACAAGCTGCTTGACTGTGTCGGTTTTCATCAAGGTCAATTAAAAGAAGAAATTGTCACAGGTAGCCGCATTTCCGTAATTGGTGAAATGTCCATCAATGAATGGAATAACCGGAAGAAACCTCAGCTTATGCTAAAAGATGCCCGAGTAGATGAATGGCAGCTGTTTGATTTGCGCGGCAAAAAGGATTGGGAAAAGACAATCTCCACGCTTGATCCAGAAAAATATGTGGTGGTCTGTTTTGACGAAGAAACAAAACAGGAAGTCAATATCCCAATTTATCATGTCCATGCAGAAAATGTTTCAACGTTCGATGTAGAGGGCAAGTATATCGTCTTTGCGGATGTTCCTGCAGATGAGCATTTGCTAAGGCAGCTTTTAGAAAACCAAAAGCCAGCTAGAGTTTATACGGTTTTTCAAAGAAAAGAAGATCATTTTATGTCTTCTTTCCCTAGCCGTGATCAATTCAAATGGTTTTATGGATTCTTGTTAAAACGAGGAAGTTTCCCCCTCAAAGAACAAGGAATGGAGCTTGCCAAACATAGAGGCTGGACAAAAGATACAATCATTTTTATGACAAAGGTGTTTTTTGAACTCGGTTTTGTTAAAATAGAGAATGGTGTGCTGTCAATAGTACGTGATGCCCCTAAAAAAGATTTAACGGCATCAGCATCCTATACAGCAAAACAACGATTGATGGAACTCGATCAAACACTAACATATTCCTCAGCCAAAGAGCTGAAGGAATGGCTGAATAGCATGATGAGCGAAGTCTCACCTGTGCTTTGA